The following are encoded together in the Bacteroidales bacterium genome:
- a CDS encoding tetratricopeptide repeat protein, with amino-acid sequence MIKQRLIKLFVILFILLGSFGHHLAAQRKPKESKSLSEQQINQRKELFMNAAKERILGNWVEAEQLYRAVLNIDPDHDASMYELARIYGMANRPGDAVHLMEKAIEINPDNEWYYQFLADLYKQTYQIDKLMLTQESLINRFPDKIEYRLDLAMSYIIAGDFKKAIAVYDEIEDKIGKTEDISLQKHKLYLESERPKQALAEIEGLVSAYPENVRYLQILAESYLALGQESNALDIYKRIAEIEPDNPFIHISLADLHRSKGEDALAIEELKLGFANPDLDLDTKIQVMLSFFTIDEFYNTKKSTVLELSTLLADAHPDDTRALSIYGEMLYRNMQYEKALEVINEVLEKDISSYSMWEQKLFIENDLLDSNAVLATSNSMIELFPMQPIAYLFNGFAHYQLKDFNAALRPLETGLTLVVDNNVLEAQFYSTLGDVYNRLSEFEKSDESYEKALELKPDDAFILNNYSYYLSLRGQKLERAREMAALANQISPDKSSFQDTYGWVLFKLGEYAEAEKWIKKALDSDEEDSAVLLEHYGDVLFKLGRKDEALQYWIKAGEKSNENDTSEFLEKKIRTGTLYE; translated from the coding sequence ATGATAAAACAACGTTTAATAAAACTTTTTGTAATACTATTCATTTTGTTGGGCAGCTTTGGCCACCACCTGGCGGCACAGCGAAAACCGAAAGAAAGTAAATCACTATCGGAACAGCAAATCAACCAGCGGAAAGAACTCTTTATGAATGCCGCTAAAGAGCGGATTCTCGGCAACTGGGTTGAAGCGGAGCAACTGTACAGGGCAGTGCTGAATATTGACCCTGATCATGATGCCTCGATGTATGAACTGGCAAGGATTTATGGCATGGCCAATCGTCCGGGCGACGCTGTTCATCTGATGGAAAAAGCCATAGAAATAAATCCGGATAACGAATGGTACTATCAATTCCTGGCCGACCTTTACAAACAAACCTATCAGATCGACAAACTGATGCTCACCCAGGAATCCCTCATCAACCGGTTCCCTGACAAAATTGAATACCGTCTTGACTTAGCAATGTCTTATATCATTGCAGGAGATTTTAAAAAGGCCATTGCGGTTTATGACGAAATAGAGGACAAAATCGGAAAAACCGAGGATATTTCTCTTCAAAAGCATAAATTATATCTCGAATCAGAACGTCCTAAGCAAGCCCTTGCTGAAATAGAAGGTTTGGTCAGCGCTTATCCTGAAAATGTCCGTTACCTGCAAATTCTGGCTGAGTCATATTTAGCACTTGGCCAGGAAAGTAATGCACTTGACATTTACAAAAGAATAGCTGAAATTGAGCCTGATAACCCGTTTATTCATATCTCGCTGGCCGATTTGCACCGCTCCAAAGGTGAAGATGCCCTGGCCATCGAAGAGCTAAAGCTGGGATTTGCCAATCCGGACCTTGATCTTGATACAAAAATACAGGTCATGCTCTCCTTCTTTACCATAGATGAATTTTATAATACAAAAAAGTCAACCGTGCTGGAATTGTCTACCTTACTGGCCGATGCACATCCGGACGATACAAGGGCGCTTTCGATTTATGGCGAGATGCTCTACCGCAACATGCAGTATGAAAAGGCGCTGGAGGTTATTAACGAGGTACTCGAAAAAGACATCAGCAGCTACTCAATGTGGGAACAAAAACTATTTATCGAAAACGACCTTCTCGACTCCAACGCAGTACTGGCCACAAGCAACAGCATGATCGAACTTTTCCCCATGCAACCAATCGCCTACCTGTTCAATGGTTTTGCCCATTACCAGCTGAAGGATTTCAACGCTGCCCTCCGTCCGCTTGAAACCGGTTTAACTTTGGTAGTAGACAACAATGTCCTAGAAGCGCAATTTTACAGTACTTTGGGTGATGTTTACAACCGATTGAGTGAATTTGAAAAATCTGATGAGAGTTACGAAAAAGCCCTTGAACTAAAACCGGATGATGCTTTCATTCTCAACAATTACAGCTATTACCTTTCGCTAAGAGGTCAAAAACTGGAGCGCGCACGCGAAATGGCCGCTTTGGCCAACCAAATTAGTCCCGATAAATCATCATTTCAGGATACTTACGGGTGGGTTCTTTTCAAACTGGGTGAATACGCAGAGGCTGAAAAATGGATCAAAAAAGCACTCGACAGTGATGAAGAAGACAGCGCTGTGCTTTTGGAACATTATGGCGATGTGCTTTTTAAACTCGGAAGAAAAGATGAAGCCTTGCAATACTGGATCAAAGCGGGAGAAAAAAGTAATGAAAACGACACTTCAGAGTTTTTAGAGAAAAAGATACGAACCGGAACTTTATATGAGTAA
- the dut gene encoding dUTP diphosphatase: MRIKIVNTSKHPLPAYETVASAGMDLRANLESPVTLKSLERSLIPTGLFVELPVGFEAQIRPRSGLAARHGISLVNTPGTIDADYRGEIKIILVNLSNEAFVINDGDRIAQMIISKVEHAEWIQVEELQPTGRGAGGFGHTGKK, translated from the coding sequence ATGAGAATCAAAATTGTAAACACCTCTAAACATCCCTTGCCAGCTTATGAAACGGTGGCTTCAGCCGGGATGGATTTACGTGCAAACCTCGAATCACCTGTAACCCTGAAATCGCTGGAAAGATCATTAATACCTACAGGACTGTTTGTTGAATTACCTGTAGGTTTTGAGGCTCAGATCAGACCAAGAAGCGGATTGGCTGCCAGGCATGGGATTTCACTCGTTAACACACCGGGAACCATTGATGCTGACTACCGTGGTGAAATAAAAATCATTTTGGTTAATCTGTCTAATGAGGCTTTCGTGATCAATGATGGTGATCGCATTGCGCAAATGATCATCTCAAAGGTTGAACATGCTGAATGGATCCAGGTAGAAGAATTGCAACCAACCGGACGCGGCGCTGGTGGTTTCGGTCATACAGGAAAAAAATAG
- a CDS encoding efflux transporter outer membrane subunit, with amino-acid sequence MAKIKLLFILLSGAVIFLPGCMLGPKYQRPEIDSPNAYMLSTSADSTINLKWWELFRDPELDTLIKIALVQNKDVRIAASRIDQARAVLGYTRPNQYPGIGYDGGASTGNFSGTQKYADVSNNFFASANLQWEIDFWGKYRSLTETAKADLLAGEYAKRSVEIAIISDVAYAYFLLLDYKERLAVAERTLESRKYTTELFALRYEKGIIPELDLNQAQIQEAIAAASIPEYERAIAQTNNALQILLGRHPQSYIPGSTLITQQIPPDIPTGIPSSILERRPDILQAEQFVVAQNAQISYAQALRLPSIALTGMLGSAGSDLTAFTTGGLGWSAAGGIFGPIFNFGKNKKRVDIERYRTEEAIIQYESVVLQAFREVEDALVEVETYRRQLAINESQYLAALNANKLSRERYDAGVTSYLEVLDTERTLFSIEIELAYTRQAYLSSYVKLYKALGGGWITPEEEQQAQTNQ; translated from the coding sequence ATGGCTAAAATCAAGCTTTTATTTATCCTGCTGAGTGGAGCCGTAATTTTTCTGCCAGGATGCATGCTCGGCCCAAAATACCAACGGCCAGAAATTGACAGTCCAAATGCTTACATGCTTTCTACTTCAGCCGATTCAACAATAAACCTTAAGTGGTGGGAGCTTTTCAGAGATCCTGAACTGGATACTTTAATCAAAATTGCCCTTGTCCAGAACAAAGACGTTCGCATTGCTGCGAGTCGCATAGACCAGGCAAGAGCCGTTTTAGGATACACACGCCCCAACCAGTATCCAGGCATTGGTTATGATGGTGGAGCATCAACCGGAAACTTTTCGGGAACCCAGAAATATGCAGACGTTTCGAATAATTTCTTTGCCTCAGCCAACCTGCAGTGGGAGATTGATTTTTGGGGGAAATACCGTTCGCTGACCGAAACAGCAAAAGCTGACCTGTTGGCAGGTGAGTATGCAAAACGATCGGTGGAAATTGCCATCATTTCAGATGTAGCCTACGCGTATTTTCTTTTGCTCGATTACAAAGAAAGGCTCGCCGTTGCTGAACGCACTCTTGAGTCGCGCAAATACACCACCGAACTTTTCGCCCTGCGATACGAAAAAGGGATCATCCCCGAGCTTGACCTCAACCAGGCACAAATCCAGGAAGCCATTGCTGCTGCATCAATTCCGGAATATGAACGAGCCATTGCACAAACCAACAACGCGCTCCAGATTCTGCTTGGACGTCACCCTCAATCCTACATCCCCGGCAGCACCCTAATTACTCAGCAGATCCCGCCGGATATTCCAACAGGTATTCCGTCATCCATTCTGGAAAGGCGCCCGGATATTTTGCAGGCCGAGCAATTCGTTGTGGCACAAAATGCCCAGATCAGTTATGCACAAGCTTTGCGTTTGCCCTCCATTGCTCTGACAGGTATGCTGGGTAGCGCCGGTTCCGATCTCACAGCCTTTACCACTGGAGGTCTTGGATGGTCGGCTGCCGGAGGGATTTTCGGTCCCATTTTCAATTTCGGCAAAAACAAAAAAAGGGTGGACATTGAAAGATACAGGACTGAAGAAGCCATCATTCAATATGAATCCGTCGTTTTGCAGGCCTTCAGGGAAGTGGAAGATGCACTGGTGGAGGTTGAAACTTACCGTCGCCAGTTGGCCATAAACGAGTCCCAATATTTGGCTGCTCTTAATGCAAATAAATTATCAAGGGAGAGGTATGATGCAGGGGTGACCAGCTACCTGGAAGTTCTTGACACCGAGCGGACCCTCTTTTCCATTGAGATAGAACTTGCTTACACCAGGCAGGCCTATTTGTCTTCTTACGTTAAGCTCTACAAAGCATTGGGCGGTGGATGGATTACACCGGAAGAAGAACAACAGGCTCAAACCAATCAGTAG
- a CDS encoding efflux RND transporter permease subunit, with protein MEKGNFFVRRPIVALVISIITVITGVIFLLGLPIEQYPNITPPMVSVKTTYTGASSVNVEESVATPIEQQVNGVDNMLYMKSTNSNDGSLTLNVSFQIGTDPDLNTTFTQNRVSQASAKLPNEVKQFGVTTQKAFTFPILLISLTSPGDRYDQQFMGNYATINIKDILAREPGVGRVDILGSSDYSMRFWIKPDKLATYGITVAEIMKAIQQQSVIVPGGRFGAEPAPVGTEYTYSVRLPDRLQSEEEFGNIVVRINPDGSQVLLKDLARIELGVEIYNAFTRLNKKNSALISIYQAPGSNAVALSETLRKRMEELSSRFPEGIESTFSLDTTEAITAGIDEIIESLIIALVLVILVVFLFIQDWRATLIPTFAIPVSLVGAFIVFPLLGFTVNVLSLLGLVLAIGIVVDDAIIVVEAVQVHIANGMNAKDATNQAMKEVTAPVIATTLVLVAVFIPVAAMGGITGSLYQQFAITVAVSVLFSSINALSLSPALCALLMRKPTVYKGLMGKFFNGFNRAFDRSTNSYVNLTSIIAGKIKRGAIFLVIIAIAAVFTGRFLPAGFIPEEDQGYLFINAQLPNAASLQRSDDVARQIEDILLETKGVEYFTNVTGFSMMTGAFATNSVFLFLSLENWATREHTALELTRIINQKLQGVKGAQAFAFGPPAIPGLGSGSGFTMMLQDKGGNTPVYLAEETAKFIREASKRPEIGNIFTTYSANVPQRFMDINREKAMKAGIPLQDLYSTIGAFLGGAYVNDFNRFGRLYKTYIQAEPEYRINQDQMGLFFLKNSEGTSVPLSSFVEVKDVSGPEFTNRYNLYRATELTGSPAKGYSSAQALDALEEVAAEVLPPDMGYEWSNMSYQEKKAAGSGSIVFVFSLVFVFLILAAQYESWSLPFSILLGTPIAILGAFGALLLSRIFSESYLNNIFAQISLVMLIAMAAKNAILIIEFAQLKFEEGLSLYDAAIASARLRFRPILMTVFSFILGILPLLVASGAGSEARKVMGMALFGGICLATLLGVFMYPMLYILIGKLSGFEKKRDQKNQLKQNNIQ; from the coding sequence ATGGAAAAAGGAAATTTTTTCGTCCGAAGGCCGATTGTGGCGTTGGTTATATCCATTATAACCGTTATTACCGGTGTGATCTTTTTATTGGGTTTGCCCATCGAACAATACCCCAACATTACCCCTCCCATGGTTTCGGTGAAGACCACTTATACCGGCGCCAGTTCAGTGAATGTTGAAGAATCGGTCGCCACACCCATTGAGCAGCAGGTGAACGGGGTGGATAACATGCTCTACATGAAATCTACCAACTCCAACGACGGCTCGTTAACCTTGAATGTTTCATTTCAAATAGGTACCGACCCCGATCTCAATACCACTTTTACGCAAAATAGGGTATCTCAGGCTTCGGCCAAGCTCCCCAACGAAGTCAAGCAGTTTGGGGTTACCACCCAAAAGGCATTCACTTTTCCTATCCTGCTGATTTCACTAACTTCTCCGGGCGACAGGTACGATCAGCAATTTATGGGAAATTACGCTACCATCAATATCAAGGATATCCTTGCCCGTGAACCGGGTGTGGGTCGGGTGGATATTTTAGGTTCGAGCGATTACTCGATGAGGTTCTGGATTAAACCCGATAAGTTGGCTACCTACGGAATTACGGTGGCTGAAATTATGAAAGCCATTCAACAACAAAGCGTTATCGTTCCCGGGGGGCGTTTCGGTGCAGAACCTGCACCGGTAGGCACCGAATATACCTATTCCGTCAGATTGCCTGACAGGCTTCAGTCTGAAGAGGAATTCGGGAACATTGTGGTTCGGATCAACCCAGACGGTTCACAGGTTTTGTTAAAAGACCTGGCCCGTATTGAACTTGGTGTGGAAATCTATAATGCCTTCACCAGGCTGAACAAGAAAAACAGCGCGCTTATTTCCATTTACCAGGCGCCAGGTTCCAATGCAGTTGCACTTTCGGAAACCCTGAGAAAAAGAATGGAGGAATTATCTTCCCGTTTTCCTGAAGGAATTGAATCCACTTTTTCACTGGACACTACAGAAGCCATCACCGCAGGGATTGACGAAATCATCGAATCTCTCATCATTGCGCTGGTACTGGTAATTTTGGTAGTATTCCTGTTCATACAGGACTGGCGGGCAACGCTTATCCCAACTTTTGCCATCCCTGTTTCGTTGGTCGGCGCTTTTATTGTCTTTCCATTGCTTGGATTCACGGTTAATGTGCTTTCACTCCTTGGTTTAGTGCTGGCTATCGGGATTGTGGTGGATGATGCCATTATCGTGGTGGAGGCCGTTCAGGTGCACATTGCAAACGGTATGAACGCCAAAGACGCTACCAACCAGGCCATGAAGGAAGTTACAGCACCGGTCATTGCAACAACCCTTGTACTTGTCGCTGTGTTTATACCTGTAGCCGCCATGGGAGGCATCACCGGCAGTCTTTATCAGCAGTTTGCTATTACGGTTGCAGTTTCCGTTCTTTTTTCATCCATAAATGCGCTTAGCTTAAGTCCGGCATTGTGCGCACTCCTGATGCGTAAACCAACGGTTTACAAAGGCTTGATGGGGAAGTTTTTTAATGGGTTTAACAGGGCTTTCGACCGCTCCACCAACTCCTACGTAAATCTGACAAGTATCATTGCCGGCAAGATAAAAAGAGGGGCAATCTTTTTAGTAATCATTGCAATCGCTGCAGTTTTTACGGGTAGATTTCTTCCCGCAGGATTTATTCCTGAAGAGGATCAGGGATACCTGTTTATCAATGCCCAACTCCCCAATGCAGCCTCATTGCAGCGCTCTGATGATGTTGCCAGACAAATTGAAGATATTCTTTTAGAGACTAAGGGTGTCGAATACTTCACTAATGTAACCGGCTTTAGTATGATGACCGGAGCTTTTGCCACCAATTCAGTTTTTCTTTTCCTTTCGCTCGAAAACTGGGCTACCCGTGAACATACAGCGCTGGAACTTACCAGAATCATCAACCAGAAACTTCAGGGAGTGAAAGGCGCACAGGCATTTGCTTTCGGGCCGCCTGCAATTCCCGGCCTTGGCAGCGGTTCCGGATTCACGATGATGCTTCAGGATAAAGGAGGAAACACCCCGGTTTACCTGGCTGAAGAAACAGCCAAGTTTATCAGGGAAGCCTCTAAAAGACCCGAAATCGGAAACATTTTTACCACTTATAGCGCCAACGTTCCTCAACGTTTCATGGATATCAACCGTGAAAAAGCAATGAAAGCCGGCATTCCTCTGCAAGATTTATACTCCACCATCGGAGCATTTCTCGGCGGCGCCTATGTAAATGATTTTAACCGGTTTGGTAGGCTTTACAAAACCTACATCCAGGCGGAACCTGAATACAGGATCAACCAAGATCAGATGGGTCTGTTTTTCCTTAAAAACAGCGAAGGTACAAGTGTTCCACTATCTTCGTTTGTTGAAGTGAAGGATGTGTCAGGACCAGAGTTTACCAACCGGTACAATTTATACCGTGCCACCGAATTGACCGGAAGTCCCGCCAAAGGCTACAGCTCTGCTCAGGCTCTTGATGCACTCGAAGAAGTGGCTGCTGAGGTATTACCACCTGATATGGGTTACGAATGGTCCAATATGTCCTACCAGGAAAAGAAAGCCGCAGGTTCAGGAAGTATTGTTTTTGTTTTTTCGCTGGTGTTTGTTTTTCTTATTCTGGCTGCCCAATACGAAAGCTGGTCGCTGCCTTTCAGCATCTTGCTGGGGACGCCTATTGCTATACTGGGCGCTTTTGGTGCATTGTTACTTTCAAGAATATTCAGCGAAAGCTACCTCAACAACATCTTTGCGCAGATATCACTGGTGATGCTCATTGCAATGGCTGCTAAAAATGCCATTCTGATTATCGAATTTGCCCAATTAAAATTTGAGGAAGGCCTCTCACTGTATGATGCCGCTATTGCTTCGGCACGGCTGAGGTTCCGGCCGATTTTGATGACCGTGTTTTCGTTCATCCTTGGAATTCTGCCACTCCTGGTGGCTTCCGGCGCCGGATCAGAAGCACGCAAAGTAATGGGGATGGCTCTTTTTGGAGGAATTTGCCTTGCCACCCTTCTCGGAGTCTTTATGTACCCGATGCTTTACATCCTGATCGGTAAGTTATCAGGCTTTGAGAAAAAGCGCGATCAGAAAAATCAGTTGAAACAAAATAATATCCAGTAA
- a CDS encoding efflux RND transporter periplasmic adaptor subunit → MNHLSAISKKTAGLLAILSLLITMSCNQKEQTAPPPPEIPVVLVKEQTVPIYQDFVGQIFGLKDIDIRARVEGFLLGVHFQEGARVTKGQLLYSIDPQPFQAKVAAQMSYVAEAKTMLAKAESDLARVRPLAEMNAVSKSDLDAAVANYEASVSSLEAANANLESAKIELGYTKILSPITGTIGKTQAKVGDFVGRYPNPVVLNTVSDIETVLVEFFLSENEYLRLSRRAFLNREEGGDKPQIKTEPNLDLILSDGSTHNHKGILNFVDREVNPTTGSILIQASFPNPEMILRPGQFARVRAKIDEFENARIVPQSTVMEIQGLFNVFMVGDSSKVILRQVEVGPTFNDFRVIKSGVEVNDKVVLEGLQKVRGGMVVNPKITEYQSKVKTN, encoded by the coding sequence ATGAATCATTTATCCGCTATTTCCAAGAAGACTGCCGGGCTCCTTGCAATTCTTTCGTTGCTAATAACCATGTCGTGTAATCAAAAAGAGCAAACTGCACCCCCGCCACCGGAAATTCCGGTAGTATTGGTTAAGGAGCAAACGGTTCCTATTTATCAGGATTTTGTAGGTCAGATATTCGGTTTAAAGGATATTGACATACGTGCCAGAGTTGAAGGATTTTTGCTGGGCGTTCATTTTCAGGAAGGCGCCAGAGTTACCAAAGGGCAGCTGCTTTATAGCATCGATCCTCAACCATTTCAGGCAAAAGTTGCTGCCCAGATGAGCTACGTGGCCGAAGCCAAAACAATGCTGGCCAAAGCTGAAAGCGATCTTGCACGTGTTCGGCCTCTGGCTGAAATGAATGCCGTAAGTAAAAGCGACCTGGATGCAGCCGTTGCCAATTATGAAGCATCTGTTTCATCGCTCGAGGCTGCAAATGCCAATCTTGAATCGGCAAAAATCGAATTAGGCTATACCAAAATTTTATCCCCTATTACCGGGACTATCGGCAAGACACAAGCCAAGGTTGGCGATTTTGTCGGCAGGTACCCCAATCCGGTTGTGCTGAATACAGTTTCTGACATTGAGACCGTTCTGGTAGAATTTTTCCTCAGCGAGAATGAATACCTTAGGCTATCGCGCAGAGCTTTTCTAAATAGGGAAGAGGGGGGCGATAAACCTCAAATAAAAACCGAACCCAACCTCGACCTAATCCTTTCAGACGGATCAACCCATAATCACAAGGGGATTTTAAATTTTGTTGATCGTGAAGTTAATCCAACAACAGGTTCAATACTTATCCAGGCCTCTTTCCCGAATCCCGAAATGATATTACGTCCGGGGCAGTTTGCCCGTGTCAGGGCCAAGATTGACGAATTCGAAAATGCAAGGATAGTCCCTCAATCAACCGTGATGGAAATTCAGGGATTATTTAATGTATTTATGGTTGGCGACAGTTCAAAGGTTATACTGCGGCAGGTTGAGGTAGGTCCCACCTTTAACGACTTCAGGGTGATAAAAAGCGGAGTTGAAGTGAACGACAAAGTCGTTCTTGAAGGTTTGCAAAAAGTCAGAGGTGGTATGGTGGTGAACCCAAAGATCACTGAATACCAATCAAAAGTAAAAACCAACTAA
- a CDS encoding two pore domain potassium channel family protein, with the protein MTHRFYHSINFWNGVLVFSAIFAAFILPVLPPWHRVIFRIVYSLIYFSALYSLKQRSKKLITLFLVTLTMEWISGILDAEILLHIAQGLNILFFIVIVTLLIRQIANEREVNTRLIFGSIAGYLLIGIIFSIFTAVIIQIDPGAFNIASDEVRQMNQSLKMSVSNYWVFITMGTLGYGDILPLKPYTRSLSTFIVIFGQFYIAIIVAMLVGKFAAGRYESTNPADRS; encoded by the coding sequence ATGACTCATCGTTTTTACCATTCAATTAACTTCTGGAACGGGGTACTTGTATTTTCAGCCATTTTTGCTGCATTCATTCTACCGGTTTTACCGCCATGGCACCGGGTCATTTTTCGGATTGTTTATTCGCTGATTTATTTTTCCGCCCTTTACTCACTGAAGCAGCGAAGTAAAAAACTGATCACCTTGTTTTTGGTCACTTTAACGATGGAGTGGATATCAGGAATACTTGATGCAGAAATCCTGCTGCATATTGCACAGGGTCTTAATATCCTTTTTTTTATTGTCATTGTAACGCTTTTAATCAGGCAAATTGCTAACGAGCGAGAAGTGAACACCCGCTTAATCTTTGGGTCTATAGCCGGTTACCTGCTCATAGGTATCATTTTCTCCATTTTCACAGCAGTCATTATCCAGATCGACCCTGGTGCATTTAATATAGCCTCCGACGAAGTGAGACAAATGAATCAAAGTCTTAAAATGAGCGTGTCAAATTACTGGGTATTTATTACTATGGGCACGCTGGGGTATGGTGATATCTTACCACTGAAACCATACACCCGGTCATTGTCAACTTTTATTGTTATTTTCGGCCAGTTTTATATCGCTATCATCGTGGCCATGCTTGTCGGAAAATTTGCTGCCGGCAGGTATGAGTCAACCAATCCTGCAGATCGTTCCTGA
- a CDS encoding YebC/PmpR family DNA-binding transcriptional regulator gives MSGHSKWSTIKRKKGALDAKRSKIFAKIIKEITIAVKENGPDPEGNPRLRMAITNAKGASMPKDNIERAISKGKDKDGASFTEVAYEGYLANGIAVIVECTTDNPQRTISNVRAIFNKYNGSLGTTGSLSFLFERKGVFVIPRKEEINMDDFELEMIDAGAEDIEMEESTITVTTSMEDFGKMQKKLEELNIEVENAELQRIPNDTVKLDVESARKILKVIDTFENDDDIQNVFHNLEVTDEIMDDM, from the coding sequence ATGTCAGGACATAGTAAATGGTCAACCATCAAACGCAAAAAGGGCGCCCTGGATGCCAAGCGCTCGAAGATTTTTGCAAAGATCATCAAGGAAATTACAATTGCTGTAAAAGAAAACGGCCCGGACCCCGAAGGTAATCCCAGGTTGAGAATGGCCATCACCAATGCAAAAGGGGCCAGTATGCCCAAAGATAACATAGAAAGGGCGATCAGTAAAGGCAAAGACAAAGATGGCGCATCTTTCACCGAAGTTGCCTATGAAGGTTACCTGGCCAACGGCATCGCGGTAATTGTGGAGTGCACCACCGATAACCCCCAGCGCACGATAAGCAACGTCCGCGCAATCTTCAACAAATACAACGGCAGCCTTGGAACCACCGGTTCATTGAGTTTCCTTTTTGAAAGGAAAGGTGTTTTTGTTATCCCCAGGAAAGAAGAGATCAACATGGATGACTTTGAGCTGGAGATGATTGACGCCGGGGCAGAGGACATTGAAATGGAAGAAAGTACAATCACGGTAACCACTTCGATGGAAGATTTCGGGAAGATGCAGAAAAAACTCGAAGAACTTAACATTGAGGTTGAAAATGCAGAACTTCAGCGTATCCCCAACGATACGGTCAAACTCGACGTGGAATCTGCCCGTAAGATCCTGAAAGTCATCGATACTTTTGAAAATGATGACGACATACAGAATGTTTTTCACAACCTCGAAGTCACTGACGAAATCATGGATGATATGTAA